A window of Terriglobus sp. RCC_193 contains these coding sequences:
- a CDS encoding FAD-binding and (Fe-S)-binding domain-containing protein: protein MAAGSSAADVMSTSPFPILQQTPSDLHPHERFSDASRLEKRLRATVQGEVRFDDASRALYATDASNYRQVPIGLVIPKTIDDVIATVAACRAFGAPVLSRGGGTSLAGQCCNVAVVMDFSKYLNHIVSLDPDGRMAHVQPGIVLDALRDEAEKHELTFAPDPATHSRCTLGGMIGNNSCGVHALMGGKTVDNIEELDILLYDGTRMTVGRTSGEELEQIIATGGRKGEIYAGLKRLRDTYSTLVRERFPDIPRRVSGYNLDQLLPENGFNVARALVGTEGTCVTILEAKCELKQSPQKRRLVALGFPDPYIAADHVPNVLKHNPIGLEGFDGLLVDFMLRKNLAVDDVKLLPEGRGFLLCEFGTNDDAEVDAIVERFLQDVLTFPVKPTVGRYTETEAARVWKVRESGLGASVFVPGEKSGWEGWEDSAVPPEHLGNYLRDLFHLLHEYDYRTPMYGHFGQGCVHLRISFDLRTHEGAEKYRSFIDRAADIVLKYGGSFSGEHGDGQSRACLLPKMFGDELMGAFREFKRLWDPTNHMNPGKLIDPVAVYDAIDNLRIGPGYKAAATKTWFNYPNDEGFAGATERCVGVGACRRHDHGTMCPSYMATHEEKHSTRGRAHLLWEMLHGNTISEGWKNEEIHDALDLCLSCKACKTECPVNVDMATWKSEFLAHYYEGKHHPLSHYGFGYMDKWASLASITPTLANLPMKIAPLASLAKRVLHIAPQRELPQFAKSNFRDAFNRTHAWKPQQTDAILWADTWNNYFHPSALHAAADLLQDAGYTIATQKRHICCGRPLYDFGFLDEAKKYLRGVLDTFAHEIDAGIPVIMLEPSCATVFRDELLNFYPNDERAKKLAKQTIMLSEALARKQWQPPQMPDRRIVVHGHCHQKTQLTMKDDMALLQATGAQVELLDSGCCGMAGPFGFEKDKYEVSQTLAERVLMPAVRKAGANDIIVSNGFSCREQVAQNGPRRAVHLSEVLAGRY from the coding sequence ATGGCAGCAGGGAGTTCCGCTGCCGACGTCATGAGCACCTCACCATTTCCCATCCTTCAACAAACGCCGTCTGACCTGCATCCTCACGAGCGTTTCTCCGATGCGTCGCGTCTGGAAAAACGCCTGCGCGCCACCGTTCAGGGTGAGGTGCGATTCGACGATGCCTCGCGTGCTCTTTACGCCACGGATGCCTCGAACTATCGCCAGGTGCCCATCGGCCTCGTCATTCCAAAGACGATCGATGATGTGATTGCAACCGTTGCAGCCTGCCGTGCCTTCGGTGCGCCGGTGCTGTCACGCGGCGGCGGTACCAGCCTTGCGGGCCAGTGCTGCAATGTGGCCGTGGTGATGGATTTTTCCAAATATCTGAATCACATCGTCTCGCTCGATCCAGATGGCCGCATGGCACATGTGCAACCGGGCATTGTGCTGGATGCACTGCGTGACGAAGCCGAGAAGCATGAACTGACCTTCGCGCCCGATCCTGCGACGCATTCGCGCTGCACGCTGGGTGGCATGATCGGCAACAATTCCTGCGGTGTGCATGCGCTGATGGGCGGTAAGACCGTCGACAACATCGAAGAATTGGACATTCTGCTTTACGACGGCACGCGTATGACCGTGGGCCGCACCAGCGGAGAAGAACTGGAACAGATCATTGCAACAGGTGGCCGCAAAGGTGAGATTTACGCAGGATTGAAGCGCCTTCGCGACACCTACAGCACACTGGTGCGCGAACGTTTCCCAGACATCCCGCGTCGTGTCTCCGGTTACAACCTGGATCAGCTTCTTCCGGAAAATGGTTTCAATGTGGCGCGTGCTCTCGTCGGCACGGAAGGGACCTGCGTCACGATTCTGGAAGCGAAATGCGAATTAAAACAAAGTCCACAGAAGCGCCGTCTCGTCGCGCTTGGATTCCCTGATCCATACATTGCAGCCGACCACGTACCAAATGTGTTGAAGCACAATCCCATCGGCCTGGAAGGCTTTGATGGTCTGCTGGTTGACTTCATGCTGCGTAAGAATCTCGCAGTGGATGATGTGAAGTTGTTGCCGGAAGGACGCGGCTTCCTGCTCTGTGAATTCGGCACGAACGACGACGCAGAAGTCGATGCCATTGTGGAGCGCTTCCTTCAAGATGTACTGACGTTTCCTGTAAAGCCGACTGTTGGCCGCTACACCGAAACCGAAGCCGCGCGCGTGTGGAAGGTGCGCGAATCAGGGCTTGGCGCCAGCGTGTTTGTTCCCGGCGAAAAGAGCGGCTGGGAAGGTTGGGAAGACTCCGCGGTTCCGCCCGAACACCTTGGCAACTACCTGCGCGATCTCTTCCATCTGCTACACGAATACGATTACCGCACGCCCATGTATGGCCACTTCGGACAGGGATGCGTGCACCTGCGCATCTCTTTCGATCTGCGCACGCACGAGGGCGCGGAGAAGTATCGTTCCTTCATTGATCGCGCCGCAGACATCGTGTTGAAGTATGGCGGTTCCTTCTCCGGCGAACATGGTGATGGGCAATCGCGCGCATGCCTGCTGCCGAAGATGTTTGGCGATGAATTGATGGGAGCCTTCCGCGAATTCAAGCGGCTATGGGACCCCACCAATCACATGAATCCGGGCAAACTTATCGATCCCGTTGCGGTGTATGACGCCATCGACAATCTGCGCATTGGCCCCGGCTACAAAGCGGCTGCAACAAAGACATGGTTCAACTATCCCAATGATGAAGGCTTCGCCGGAGCAACGGAACGCTGCGTTGGCGTTGGCGCATGCCGACGCCACGATCACGGCACCATGTGCCCCAGCTACATGGCCACACACGAAGAGAAGCATTCCACACGAGGACGCGCACACCTGCTGTGGGAGATGCTGCACGGCAACACCATCAGCGAAGGTTGGAAGAACGAAGAGATTCACGATGCACTGGACCTCTGCCTGTCCTGCAAAGCCTGCAAAACAGAGTGCCCAGTGAATGTGGATATGGCCACGTGGAAATCAGAGTTCCTGGCGCATTACTACGAAGGCAAACACCATCCGCTGTCGCACTATGGCTTCGGCTATATGGATAAATGGGCATCGCTCGCATCCATTACGCCCACGCTGGCCAATCTGCCGATGAAGATTGCACCACTGGCCTCGCTTGCAAAACGAGTGCTGCACATTGCACCGCAACGCGAATTGCCGCAGTTTGCAAAAAGCAACTTTCGCGACGCCTTCAATCGCACACATGCATGGAAGCCGCAGCAGACCGACGCCATCCTGTGGGCCGATACGTGGAACAACTACTTCCATCCGTCAGCACTGCACGCCGCTGCCGATCTGCTGCAAGATGCCGGTTACACCATCGCCACGCAGAAGCGGCACATCTGCTGCGGACGCCCGCTCTATGACTTCGGCTTCCTGGATGAAGCGAAGAAATACCTCCGCGGTGTGCTGGACACCTTCGCCCATGAGATTGATGCGGGAATCCCTGTCATCATGCTGGAACCAAGCTGCGCCACCGTCTTCCGCGATGAGCTACTGAATTTTTACCCCAATGACGAACGCGCGAAGAAGTTAGCAAAACAAACCATCATGTTGAGCGAGGCGCTTGCACGCAAACAATGGCAGCCACCCCAGATGCCGGATCGCCGCATTGTGGTGCACGGCCACTGCCATCAGAAGACACAGCTCACCATGAAGGACGACATGGCCTTACTCCAGGCAACGGGAGCACAGGTAGAACTCCTCGACTCCGGCTGCTGCGGCATGGCCGGTCCATTCGGCTTTGAAAAGGACAAGTATGAAGTCTCGCAGACACTCGCCGAGCGCGTCCTGATGCCTGCCGTGCGCAAGGCGGGCGCAAACGACATTATCGTCAGCAATGGCTTCAGTTGCCGCGAACAGGTTGCACAAAACGGCCCACGCCGCGCCGTACATCTTTCAGAAGTTCTTGCTGGCCGCTACTGA
- the rlmN gene encoding 23S rRNA (adenine(2503)-C(2))-methyltransferase RlmN, with translation MSALFGKSLPELTELAATLGQKPYRARQIFDALYKQRVTDFDAITPLSQELRAALAAGHTIGMPEIVQTAISVDGTERYLMRMEDGETVETVWMPDGDGVENTDDAEEAADARADAKFVDRRNWGALAPLGYRRATICISSQVGCAVNCQFCLTAKLGIKRDLTAGEIAGQVAAVLNRHKVQMGKDRINLVFMGMGEPFLNYDNFMKSVLLLVEGIGIPASRMTVSTSGIEPAIRRFATETVRPNLALSLNGSNDTVREQVMPITRKWNIAALLDAVNTIPLNKRDWVTFEYVMLGGINDQLENAHEVLALLKGMHAKVNLIVWNPGPDMPYTQPTSEDVDVFQQTLIQNGLPCYIRRPRGRDIYAACGQLKRTVEPEKPADTLVQLSA, from the coding sequence ATGTCTGCGCTGTTTGGTAAATCGCTTCCGGAACTGACTGAACTGGCCGCCACGCTGGGCCAGAAGCCCTACCGTGCGCGGCAGATATTCGACGCTCTCTACAAACAGCGCGTGACGGACTTTGACGCCATCACGCCGCTTTCGCAGGAGTTGCGCGCTGCGCTGGCTGCTGGGCACACAATTGGCATGCCTGAAATTGTGCAAACCGCGATTTCCGTGGACGGCACCGAGCGCTACCTGATGCGCATGGAAGACGGCGAGACGGTGGAAACCGTCTGGATGCCCGATGGCGACGGTGTGGAGAATACCGACGATGCCGAAGAAGCGGCCGACGCCCGTGCCGACGCAAAATTCGTAGACAGGCGGAATTGGGGCGCACTGGCACCGCTGGGCTATCGGCGTGCGACCATCTGCATTTCTTCGCAGGTGGGCTGCGCGGTGAACTGCCAGTTCTGCCTGACGGCGAAACTCGGGATCAAGCGCGATCTGACCGCGGGCGAAATCGCCGGGCAGGTGGCTGCTGTGCTCAATCGCCACAAGGTGCAGATGGGCAAGGACCGCATCAACCTTGTCTTCATGGGCATGGGCGAACCGTTTCTGAACTACGACAACTTCATGAAGTCGGTGCTGCTGCTGGTGGAAGGCATCGGTATTCCCGCATCGCGCATGACGGTGAGCACCAGCGGCATTGAACCTGCGATTCGCCGCTTTGCCACCGAGACTGTTCGGCCCAACCTGGCACTGTCGTTAAACGGATCGAACGACACGGTGCGCGAACAGGTAATGCCCATCACCCGCAAATGGAACATTGCAGCACTGCTGGATGCGGTGAATACCATCCCGCTGAACAAGCGCGACTGGGTCACGTTTGAGTACGTCATGCTGGGCGGCATCAACGACCAGCTTGAGAACGCGCATGAGGTACTTGCGCTGCTGAAGGGAATGCATGCGAAGGTCAACCTGATCGTGTGGAACCCGGGTCCGGATATGCCTTACACGCAACCCACGTCAGAAGACGTGGATGTATTCCAGCAGACGCTGATCCAGAATGGCTTGCCCTGCTACATCCGCCGCCCGCGCGGCCGCGACATCTATGCAGCCTGCGGCCAGTTGAAGCGCACCGTGGAACCGGAAAAGCCTGCGGATACGCTGGTGCAGCTAAGCGCTTAG
- a CDS encoding MFS transporter, with the protein MSTSRQTRIRYLIVLMLFLASSFSYGDRVVLSIVGVALSKDLHLNALKLGYLLSAFSWAYVVMQLPAGSLLDRYGSKRVYGYSIVGWSICAIAAGFVGYLPIAVAFGALFFLRLLSGAVQSPIFPGNGRIVAAWFPAAERGRASAIFNSSQYFALVFFGPLMGWLVTRRNWEACFWLGGVMSLLLSLVWFRAIYSVKEHPRISQAEIEHIEVGGGLASMDSGTAKRASTLTWAGVKLLLSNRMLVGIYIGQYCITALTWFFLTWFPIYLSQARHMSMQKVGFLSALPALCGVIGGILGGVVSDILLRKTKSATIARKTPIVAGMLCSLTMIGCNYTNSSTVVVALMALAFFGKGFGALGWTVISDVSPKNMIGLNGGLFNLIGNTAGITTPIIIGYIREKTGSFEMALVYVGFMALTAIVSYLLIVGEIRRVEFTPEQLQGRAG; encoded by the coding sequence ATGAGCACGTCACGACAGACGCGGATCCGTTACCTGATTGTGTTGATGCTCTTCCTTGCCAGTTCCTTCAGCTATGGCGACCGCGTGGTGCTGTCGATTGTTGGCGTGGCCTTGAGTAAGGACCTGCATCTGAATGCGCTGAAGCTGGGCTATCTGTTATCTGCATTCAGTTGGGCGTATGTGGTGATGCAGTTGCCCGCGGGCAGTCTGTTGGATCGTTACGGGTCGAAGCGAGTGTATGGCTACAGCATTGTGGGATGGTCCATCTGCGCTATCGCTGCGGGTTTTGTAGGATATCTGCCGATTGCGGTCGCGTTTGGTGCATTGTTCTTTTTGCGGCTGCTGTCGGGTGCGGTGCAGTCGCCCATCTTTCCGGGCAATGGTCGCATTGTGGCCGCATGGTTTCCTGCTGCGGAGCGTGGCCGTGCATCGGCCATCTTTAATTCATCGCAATACTTTGCGCTGGTGTTCTTCGGGCCGCTGATGGGATGGCTGGTAACCCGGCGCAACTGGGAGGCGTGCTTCTGGCTGGGCGGTGTGATGAGCCTGCTGCTGAGCCTTGTGTGGTTTCGCGCGATCTACAGCGTAAAGGAACATCCGCGCATTAGCCAGGCTGAGATAGAACACATTGAAGTTGGCGGCGGACTCGCTTCCATGGATTCCGGCACAGCGAAGCGTGCGTCTACATTAACGTGGGCTGGCGTTAAGCTCCTGCTGAGTAATCGTATGCTCGTAGGCATTTACATCGGTCAATACTGCATCACCGCCCTCACGTGGTTCTTCCTTACATGGTTTCCTATCTACCTGAGTCAGGCGCGGCATATGTCTATGCAGAAGGTGGGTTTTCTTTCAGCGCTGCCGGCGCTGTGCGGCGTAATCGGTGGCATTCTTGGTGGTGTAGTGAGTGACATCTTGTTGCGCAAAACGAAGAGCGCAACCATTGCACGTAAGACGCCGATCGTGGCGGGGATGCTGTGTTCGCTGACGATGATCGGTTGCAACTACACGAATAGCAGCACTGTGGTGGTGGCGCTGATGGCGCTGGCATTCTTTGGCAAGGGCTTCGGCGCGTTGGGCTGGACCGTGATCTCTGACGTTTCACCAAAGAACATGATTGGATTGAATGGCGGGCTGTTTAATTTGATTGGCAATACTGCAGGCATTACGACACCCATCATCATTGGTTATATCCGCGAAAAAACAGGATCGTTTGAGATGGCGCTGGTCTATGTGGGTTTCATGGCACTGACGGCCATCGTGAGTTATCTGCTGATTGTGGGTGAGATTCGCCGTGTGGAATTTACGCCGGAACAGTTGCAGGGGAGAGCGGGATGA
- a CDS encoding M16 family metallopeptidase has translation MFVLKARTPLVLAAVLSVAISSPLFTSAQKKPVAAKHATVKALADGPNVTRETLPNGLRVVIVKNRLAPVATVELNILAGGNQTPTGFPGTAHALEHMAFRGCTGMTADQTAAIYARLGGDNNADTQGNVTQFYATVPSTDVEVALRAEAACMVGIDNADKEWEQERGAITQEVQRDLSSPTYKLISRLNEGMFAGTPYAHDALGTKESFEKTTGADLRAFYDKWYSPSNAVLVIVGDVDPAQTLTQVREFFGPVKRREVPKEAAFTLSPIKNETFTLDSNLPYTLAVIGYRLPGTDSKDYAAAQVLADVLSSQRGDLYAMVPAGKALGTQFGMAGSYPKASLGFGMVAVASEADAKPALDEMRTILNRYAQNGVPADLVEAAKRSEITEDAFGANSIPGLAQQWSQALGADRKNSPAEATEAIKRVTVADVNRVARQYLLHVNTMTATLKPVASGAPTAGKGFGGGEKLTSTPTKEVALPDWAAKPLAELRLPHPMTLPSDETLPNGLRLIVRTDLTSPTVTLTGSVRHNEDLDTPKGKEGVADVLEELYGYGSTSLDRIAFQKELDDIGATEDAGFSFGLKVLKENFARGVELLADNQLHPALPAEAFPVVQKQTADLTAGNLTSPGYRTHRALSEALLPKNDPSLREQTPQTITALKLDDVKSYMKSTMRPDLTTIVIVGDITPAEARAQVEKAFGTWTATGPKPQVDLPPVPPNKPTAAVVGDPEAVQDSVTLSHTLQMNRFSPDYYPMQLGTYVLGGGFYASRLYHDLRQVAGYVYTVDVNLRATRTRATYTVDYGSEPANVSKARALVERDLQSMKTTPVTSGELTLAKSLILRQLQLGESSQAAVASALLARAQMGLPLNESDNAAKTYLGLTAEQVQASFARNLRVEDMVQVVRGPAPQ, from the coding sequence ATGTTCGTTTTGAAAGCACGCACGCCACTCGTTTTAGCCGCCGTTCTGTCCGTTGCCATTTCTTCTCCGCTGTTTACCAGCGCGCAGAAGAAGCCCGTCGCCGCCAAGCACGCCACCGTCAAAGCATTGGCGGACGGCCCCAATGTGACGCGTGAAACGCTGCCTAACGGCCTGCGCGTGGTGATTGTGAAGAATCGGCTGGCCCCCGTGGCCACCGTGGAACTGAACATCCTTGCCGGTGGCAACCAGACGCCGACGGGCTTCCCCGGTACGGCGCATGCGCTGGAACACATGGCATTTCGTGGATGCACCGGCATGACAGCAGACCAGACCGCCGCCATCTACGCGCGTCTGGGTGGCGACAATAACGCCGACACGCAGGGCAACGTGACGCAGTTCTACGCCACCGTTCCATCCACAGATGTGGAAGTGGCGTTGCGTGCGGAAGCCGCCTGCATGGTGGGTATCGACAATGCGGACAAAGAGTGGGAGCAGGAGCGCGGCGCCATTACGCAGGAGGTGCAGCGCGATCTTTCCTCGCCCACATACAAGCTCATCTCGCGGCTGAATGAAGGCATGTTCGCCGGAACGCCCTACGCGCACGATGCCCTTGGAACCAAGGAAAGTTTTGAAAAGACCACCGGCGCCGACCTCCGCGCGTTTTATGACAAGTGGTATTCGCCGTCCAATGCAGTGCTGGTCATTGTGGGCGATGTCGATCCTGCGCAGACATTGACGCAGGTGCGCGAATTCTTCGGTCCGGTGAAACGTCGCGAGGTACCGAAGGAAGCTGCCTTCACGCTGAGCCCGATAAAGAACGAAACGTTCACGCTGGACAGCAACCTGCCGTACACATTGGCCGTAATTGGCTATCGCCTTCCTGGTACGGACAGCAAAGATTACGCCGCTGCGCAGGTATTGGCCGATGTTCTCAGCAGCCAGCGCGGTGATCTGTACGCTATGGTGCCCGCGGGCAAAGCCCTGGGAACACAGTTCGGCATGGCAGGCAGCTACCCCAAGGCCAGCCTTGGCTTTGGCATGGTGGCGGTAGCCAGCGAAGCCGACGCCAAGCCCGCTCTGGACGAGATGCGCACGATCCTGAACCGGTACGCACAGAACGGCGTACCCGCTGATCTGGTGGAAGCTGCGAAGCGCAGCGAAATTACAGAAGACGCCTTTGGCGCAAACTCCATTCCGGGGCTGGCGCAGCAGTGGTCACAGGCTTTGGGCGCGGATCGCAAGAACTCTCCCGCAGAAGCGACGGAAGCCATCAAGCGTGTGACCGTGGCTGACGTGAACCGCGTGGCACGGCAGTATCTGCTGCATGTGAACACCATGACGGCAACGCTGAAACCCGTGGCAAGCGGCGCCCCCACAGCAGGTAAAGGCTTTGGCGGTGGAGAGAAGCTGACTTCCACTCCAACGAAAGAAGTCGCACTGCCCGACTGGGCCGCAAAACCGTTGGCAGAACTTCGCCTGCCGCATCCCATGACGTTGCCCAGCGATGAGACGTTGCCGAACGGGCTGCGCCTGATCGTCCGCACGGATCTCACCAGCCCCACCGTAACGCTGACCGGCTCCGTGCGACACAACGAAGATCTGGACACGCCAAAGGGTAAAGAGGGCGTCGCCGACGTTCTGGAAGAACTCTACGGCTACGGCAGCACATCGCTGGACCGCATTGCCTTCCAGAAAGAGCTCGACGACATTGGCGCCACGGAAGATGCGGGATTCAGCTTTGGGCTGAAGGTGTTGAAGGAAAACTTCGCGCGCGGTGTAGAGCTGCTGGCGGACAACCAGCTACATCCCGCATTGCCCGCGGAAGCCTTCCCTGTGGTGCAAAAGCAGACAGCAGATCTGACTGCGGGCAATCTCACATCGCCCGGCTATCGCACACACCGGGCACTGAGTGAAGCATTGCTACCGAAGAACGATCCGTCTCTACGCGAACAGACGCCGCAAACCATCACGGCACTGAAGCTGGACGATGTGAAGAGTTACATGAAATCCACCATGCGTCCCGATCTGACGACCATCGTCATCGTAGGAGACATCACTCCTGCGGAAGCTCGTGCCCAGGTGGAGAAGGCCTTTGGCACATGGACGGCAACCGGCCCCAAGCCGCAGGTAGACCTGCCGCCCGTACCACCGAACAAACCAACCGCCGCCGTCGTAGGTGATCCAGAGGCTGTGCAGGATTCCGTCACGCTGTCGCACACACTGCAGATGAACCGCTTCAGCCCGGATTACTATCCCATGCAGCTTGGTACCTACGTGCTGGGTGGAGGCTTCTACGCCAGCCGCCTGTATCACGATCTCCGGCAGGTGGCGGGGTATGTCTACACGGTGGACGTGAACCTCCGTGCCACCAGAACGCGCGCCACGTACACGGTGGACTATGGCAGCGAACCGGCGAACGTCTCCAAGGCGCGTGCGCTGGTGGAACGCGATCTGCAGTCGATGAAGACCACACCCGTGACCTCCGGCGAACTGACGCTGGCAAAGAGCCTGATCCTGCGCCAGCTTCAGCTTGGCGAATCCAGTCAAGCCGCGGTGGCAAGTGCTCTGCTGGCACGTGCACAGATGGGTCTGCCGCTGAATGAAAGCGATAACGCCGCAAAGACCTACCTGGGCCTGACCGCCGAACAGGTGCAGGCCTCCTTCGCCAGAAACCTGCGCGTGGAAGACATGGTGCAGGTAGTCCGCGGACCAGCACCGCAATAA
- the sthA gene encoding Si-specific NAD(P)(+) transhydrogenase, whose amino-acid sequence MSSASSASVYDLIVIGSGPAGQRAAIYGAKLGKRVALVEMREVVGGACINTGTIPSKTMREAVLHLSGYNYRSIYGMNYRVKERITMADLAFRVQHVIKTEIDVTEAQLSRNNIEMFTGVASFEDPTHLRVTNSRGSNVYEAKNIIIATGTKPASSAKVPINGNTIINSDLVLDLKQLPKTMIVVGGGVIGVEYTCMFAALGVRVTLIERRPRLLEFADQEIVEALSYHLRDSRVTMRLNEEVESVEENEDGTVTANLESRKKVQGDALLYAVGRQGNVDELELKNIGVESDERGRIPVDKDYRTKCPTVFAVGDVIGFPSLASVSMEQGRIAGARAFGDETILSNPSFYPYGIWTIPEISFLGKTEEQLTEEDVPYEVGVAYYREIARGQIRGDTTGRLKLIFHRENKSILGVHIIGEGASELLHIGQAVMALGGNVDYFVDTVFNYPTLAECYKVAAFNGLNRLRRND is encoded by the coding sequence ATGAGCAGTGCATCGTCGGCCAGTGTGTATGACCTGATCGTGATCGGCTCCGGCCCCGCCGGACAACGCGCTGCCATTTATGGCGCAAAGCTCGGCAAGAGGGTCGCCCTCGTCGAGATGCGCGAAGTGGTGGGCGGAGCCTGTATCAATACCGGAACCATCCCCAGCAAAACCATGCGCGAGGCGGTGCTGCACCTCTCGGGCTATAACTACCGCTCTATCTACGGTATGAACTACCGGGTGAAAGAGCGCATCACGATGGCCGACCTTGCCTTCCGTGTGCAGCACGTCATCAAAACCGAAATCGACGTTACCGAGGCGCAGCTCTCCCGCAACAACATCGAGATGTTTACCGGTGTCGCTTCCTTTGAAGATCCGACCCATCTCCGCGTGACCAATAGCCGCGGATCGAACGTCTACGAGGCGAAGAACATCATCATCGCCACGGGCACGAAGCCGGCAAGCAGCGCCAAGGTGCCCATCAACGGCAACACCATCATCAACAGTGACCTGGTGCTGGACCTGAAGCAGTTGCCCAAGACCATGATCGTGGTGGGTGGTGGCGTTATCGGCGTGGAATACACCTGCATGTTCGCCGCATTGGGTGTGCGCGTCACGCTGATTGAGCGTCGTCCGCGCCTGCTTGAGTTTGCCGATCAGGAGATCGTTGAAGCGCTCAGCTACCACCTGCGTGACAGCCGCGTGACCATGCGCCTGAACGAAGAGGTGGAGTCCGTCGAAGAGAACGAAGACGGCACCGTTACGGCGAACCTGGAATCGCGCAAGAAGGTACAGGGCGATGCGCTGCTGTACGCTGTGGGCCGCCAGGGCAACGTGGATGAACTGGAGCTGAAGAACATTGGTGTGGAGTCCGATGAACGCGGACGTATCCCCGTCGACAAGGATTACCGGACGAAGTGTCCCACCGTATTCGCCGTGGGTGACGTCATTGGGTTCCCGTCTTTGGCATCAGTATCCATGGAGCAGGGCCGCATTGCAGGTGCTCGTGCCTTTGGCGACGAGACGATCCTCTCCAACCCCAGCTTCTACCCGTACGGCATCTGGACCATTCCGGAGATCAGCTTCCTGGGCAAGACCGAGGAGCAGTTGACGGAAGAGGATGTGCCCTACGAAGTGGGTGTGGCGTACTACCGGGAGATTGCGCGCGGCCAGATTCGCGGCGATACGACCGGTCGTCTGAAACTCATCTTCCATCGCGAAAACAAGTCGATCCTCGGTGTGCACATCATTGGCGAAGGCGCCAGCGAACTGTTGCACATCGGACAGGCTGTGATGGCGCTGGGCGGCAACGTGGATTATTTTGTGGATACGGTCTTCAACTATCCCACGCTGGCTGAGTGCTACAAGGTGGCGGCTTTCAATGGCCTGAACCGCCTGCGTCGCAACGACTAG